Proteins found in one Triticum urartu cultivar G1812 chromosome 4, Tu2.1, whole genome shotgun sequence genomic segment:
- the LOC125553154 gene encoding uncharacterized protein At4g15970-like, whose protein sequence is MLGGGKMKGGDAVSGGGGSSNISPMVSFLLGAAVATVCVLFFMSASPGRSLVDVAAWSHNNGTAAQHHHHLRSVADDADAARNLSVVVVAAPAPAPVQASPYGDLEEVLARAATADRTVIMTQINAAWTKPGSLLDLFFESFRTGEGGVARLLDHLVIVTMDPAAYAGCQLVHPHCYFLRTTGVDYRGEKFFMSKDYLEMMWGRNKFQQTILQLGYNFLFTDVDVMWFRDPFKHISMGADIAISSDVFMGDPYSLGNFPNGGFLFVRSCNKTIEFYRHWQAGRYRFFGKHEQDVFNLIKHEMTDRLGVAIQFLDTTYISGFCQLSRDLNKICTLHANCCVGLGAKLHDLRNVLDVWRNYTAAPVPDKRAGKFQWKVPGICIH, encoded by the exons ATGTTGGGGGGCGGGAAGATGAAGGGCGGGGACGCGgttagcggcggcggcggcagcagcaacATTAGCCCCATGGTGTCCTTCCTGCTGGGCGCCGCCGTGGCCACCGTCTGCGTCCTCTTCTTCATGTCCGCCAGCCCCGGCCGCAGCCTCGTCGACGTCGCCGCATGGAGCCACAACAACGGCACCGCCgcccagcaccaccaccacctgcGCTCCGTCGCCGACGACGCCGACGCCGCCCGCAACCTctccgtcgtcgtcgtcgccgctcCGGCACCCGCCCCCGTCCAG GCGTCGCCGTACGGGGACCTGGAGGAGGTGCTGgcgcgggcggcgacggcggacCGGACGGTGATCATGACGCAGATCAACGCGGCGTGGACCAAGCCGGGCTCGCTGCTGGACCTCTTCTTCGAGAGCTTCCGCACCGGGGAGGGCGGCGTGGCGCGCCTGCTCGACCACCTCGTCATCGTCACCATGGACCCGGCGGCGTACGCCGGGTGCCAGCTCGTGCACCCGCACTGCTACTTTCTCAGGACGACCGGCGTCGACTACCGCGGCGAGAAGTTCTTCATGAGCAAGGACTACCTCGAGATGATGTGGGGCCGCAACAAGTTCCAGCAGACCATCCTCCAGCTCGGATACAACTTCCTCTTCACG GACGTGGACGTGATGTGGTTCCGTGACCCGTTCAAGCACATCTCCATGGGGGCGGACATCGCCATCTCCAGCGACGTCTTCATGGGCGACCCCTACAGCCTCGGCAACTTCCCCAACGGCGGCTTCCTCTTCGTGCGCTCCTGCAACAAGACCATCGAGTTCTACCGCCACTGGCAGGCGGGGCGCTACCGCTTCTTCGGCAAGCACGAGCAGGACGTGTTCAACCTCATCAAGCACGAGATGACGGACCGCCTCGGCGTCGCCATCCAGTTCCTCGACACCACCTACATCAGCGGCTTCTGTCAGCTCAGCAGGGACCTCAACAAGATCTGCACCCTGCACGCCAACTGCTGCGTCGGGCTCGGGGCCAAGCTGCATGATTTGAGGAATGTGCTGGACGTGTGGAGGAACTACACGGCGGCGCCGGTGCCCGACAAGAGGGCCGGCAAGTTCCAATGGAAGGTCCCCGGGATATGCATCCACTGA